In Marinitoga sp. 38H-ov, a single window of DNA contains:
- a CDS encoding transposase: MDWKKRAKIKLRLLLGEIEFLTSQIEELEKEIEKLVEETEVGEYIKSVPGIGTIITAIMLGEIGDINRFRSWKEIRKLAGLNLYEISSGEHTGKTQITRRGRPLLRKIIYLMAQTTLKHNPEMKIKYKQLRKREKNSLKVTQALIAIGLKMIRIIFKLAKSKTKYNAEKVYV, from the coding sequence ATGGATTGGAAAAAAAGAGCGAAAATCAAATTAAGATTATTATTAGGAGAAATAGAGTTTTTAACGAGTCAAATAGAAGAGTTAGAAAAAGAAATAGAAAAATTAGTAGAAGAAACAGAAGTAGGAGAGTATATAAAAAGCGTACCAGGAATAGGAACAATAATAACAGCAATAATGTTAGGTGAAATAGGAGATATAAACAGATTTAGAAGCTGGAAAGAAATAAGGAAATTAGCTGGATTAAATCTGTACGAAATAAGTTCTGGGGAGCATACAGGAAAAACACAAATAACAAGAAGAGGAAGACCGTTATTAAGAAAGATAATATATCTAATGGCGCAAACAACATTAAAACACAATCCTGAAATGAAAATAAAATATAAACAGTTAAGGAAAAGAGAAAAGAATTCATTAAAAGTAACGCAAGCATTAATAGCAATAGGATTAAAAATGATAAGAATAATATT